In Vibrio sp. FE10, the following are encoded in one genomic region:
- a CDS encoding Hsp20 family protein: protein MRTVDFTPLYRNAIGFDRLFNMMESNTSKNTSGGYPPYNIEQKDENNYRITMAVAGFADDQLDLTQKENMLIVKGERKAEAEKTFVYQGIAERDFERKFQLADYVKVVGASMENGLLHIDLEREIPEAMQPRKIAINGNSLLEG, encoded by the coding sequence ATGAGAACTGTAGATTTCACTCCACTTTACCGCAACGCAATCGGCTTCGATCGTCTATTCAACATGATGGAATCGAACACGTCGAAAAATACTTCTGGCGGTTACCCTCCTTACAACATCGAGCAAAAAGACGAGAACAACTACCGTATTACTATGGCAGTCGCTGGTTTTGCAGATGATCAATTAGACCTTACTCAAAAAGAGAATATGCTAATTGTTAAGGGTGAGCGTAAAGCAGAAGCCGAGAAAACTTTCGTATACCAAGGTATTGCAGAGCGCGATTTCGAACGTAAATTCCAACTGGCTGACTATGTAAAAGTGGTGGGCGCAAGCATGGAAAATGGTCTTCTTCACATCGACCTAGAACGCGAAATCCCAGAAGCGATGCAACCACGTAAGATTGCAATTAATGGTAATAGCCTACTAGAAGGCTAA
- a CDS encoding valine--pyruvate transaminase: MQFSKFGEKFNRYSGITRLMDDLNDGLRTPGAIMLGGGNPAAIPAMLDYFNQASADMLASGELIAALANYDGPQGKDSFIKSLAAMLKETYGWDISEKNISLTNGSQSGFFYLFNLLAGQQPDGSHKKILLPIAPEYIGYGDAGIDDDIFISYHPEIELLENRQFKYHVDFEQLKVDDSVAAICASRPTNPTGNVLTDEEVRKLDKLARENNIPLLIDNAYGLPFPNIIFEDVEPFWNENTILCMSLSKLGLPGVRCGIVIASEEVTQALTNMNGIISLAPSSVGPAIANHMIENGDLLRLSSEVIKPFYKEKSLRAVELLQQAIDDPRFRIHKPEGAIFLWLWFDELPITTMELYDRLKARGVLIVPGEYFFIGQEDEWDHAHQCLRMNYVQDDEAMQKGIAIIAEEVKKAYSEQQ, encoded by the coding sequence ATGCAGTTCTCTAAGTTTGGTGAAAAGTTTAATCGTTACTCTGGAATCACTCGTTTAATGGATGATTTGAATGATGGCCTGCGCACTCCAGGCGCAATCATGCTCGGTGGTGGTAACCCAGCCGCTATCCCAGCCATGCTCGATTACTTTAACCAAGCCAGTGCCGACATGCTCGCCAGTGGAGAACTCATCGCCGCCCTCGCCAACTACGATGGTCCGCAGGGCAAAGATAGCTTCATTAAGTCATTAGCGGCGATGCTAAAAGAGACTTATGGCTGGGACATCAGCGAGAAGAACATCAGCCTGACGAATGGTAGTCAGAGCGGCTTCTTTTACCTATTCAACCTGTTAGCGGGTCAACAGCCCGACGGTTCACACAAGAAAATCCTACTGCCGATCGCACCGGAATACATCGGCTACGGCGATGCTGGCATTGATGACGATATTTTCATCTCGTACCACCCAGAGATCGAGCTGCTTGAAAACAGACAGTTCAAATACCACGTCGATTTTGAACAGCTAAAAGTTGATGACTCGGTTGCCGCTATCTGTGCTTCTCGCCCAACCAACCCAACCGGTAACGTGCTGACCGACGAAGAAGTACGTAAACTGGATAAACTGGCGCGTGAAAATAACATCCCGCTACTGATCGACAATGCCTATGGCTTGCCGTTTCCAAACATCATCTTTGAAGATGTGGAACCGTTCTGGAATGAAAATACCATTCTGTGCATGAGCTTATCTAAACTTGGCCTGCCGGGTGTGCGTTGCGGTATCGTGATTGCGAGCGAAGAGGTCACCCAAGCGCTGACTAACATGAATGGCATTATCAGCCTAGCGCCAAGCAGCGTTGGTCCCGCAATTGCTAACCACATGATTGAGAACGGTGACCTACTGCGTTTAAGCAGCGAAGTGATTAAGCCTTTCTACAAAGAGAAATCTTTGCGCGCGGTTGAGTTGTTACAACAAGCTATCGATGACCCACGCTTCCGTATTCACAAACCTGAAGGCGCTATCTTCTTATGGCTATGGTTTGATGAACTGCCGATCACCACTATGGAGCTGTATGACCGCCTCAAAGCTCGCGGCGTATTGATTGTTCCGGGTGAATACTTCTTTATCGGTCAAGAAGACGAGTGGGATCATGCTCACCAGTGCTTGCGTATGAACTACGTACAAGATGATGAAGCGATGCAGAAAGGTATTGCGATCATTGCTGAGGAAGTGAAAAAGGCTTACTCAGAACAGCAATAA
- a CDS encoding alpha-amylase — MKKTVLALSILALSACSQTSDNNLLLTIDNDTIVFESTGKGTVFAEQELAKGSYTFSISDAQNTCGTNFALAEESRIKFNKPLRLDDCADKSEIEIKVFRANTYQFTLNPQTNELTVQVKPKQQQVQSFACPVPSDQPTTIDVTQTFDEGTLVRDALSGTQTTVTNGSVTMQPAESSQGVLLLEKVEPETKADFSWDNATVYFVMTDRFHNGNPDNDNSYGRSQDGQDEIGTFHGGDLAGLTEKLDYIESLGANAIWITSPLEQIHGWVGGGDRGDFKHYAYHGYYHQDWTKLDDNMGTEDELKTFIDTAHSKGIRVVWDVVMNHTGYATLADMQEFDFGKLNLTDEQAKQTLGENWTDWQPESGQNWHYFNNYISYSDKEAWEKWWGKAWLRSDIGAYDSPGYNNLTMSLAHLPDFKTESTETTGLPNFYRNKSTSATDELKTPREHLITWLSDWVREYGVDGFRVDTAKHVELDAWAELKESTNQALAEWKQNNPDKALDDLPFWMTGEVWAHSVVKSDYFANGFDSIINFEFQSDIAPKALKCLSDLDADYLRYADKINTDSEFNVLSYLSSHDTSLFWTQHGSDFAKQTKAANALMLAPGAVQIYYGDEIARDFGATGSDPMQGTRSDMPWDQITGERAQLLEHWQTLGQFRQRHPAVAQGKHIIRNSKGYYAFERQYKDDKVLVVYTGAK, encoded by the coding sequence ATGAAAAAAACAGTACTCGCGCTTTCAATACTCGCACTCAGCGCATGCAGCCAAACCAGTGACAACAACCTACTGCTGACGATTGACAACGACACCATCGTATTTGAATCGACAGGTAAAGGCACCGTGTTCGCAGAACAAGAACTCGCTAAAGGTAGCTATACCTTCTCTATCAGCGACGCTCAAAATACCTGTGGTACCAACTTTGCGCTGGCTGAAGAGAGTCGCATCAAATTCAATAAACCCCTTCGCCTAGACGATTGTGCCGATAAATCTGAAATAGAGATTAAGGTCTTTCGTGCAAACACCTACCAGTTTACGCTCAACCCACAAACCAATGAGCTGACGGTTCAGGTAAAGCCAAAGCAGCAACAAGTACAAAGCTTTGCCTGCCCAGTACCTAGTGACCAGCCAACCACCATCGATGTTACTCAAACCTTTGATGAAGGTACTCTGGTAAGAGATGCTCTTTCAGGCACACAAACTACCGTAACCAACGGCAGCGTCACTATGCAGCCAGCAGAAAGCAGCCAAGGTGTTCTACTACTAGAGAAAGTAGAACCAGAAACCAAAGCCGATTTTAGTTGGGACAACGCTACGGTTTACTTCGTGATGACCGACCGCTTCCACAACGGCAACCCTGACAACGACAACAGCTACGGTCGCAGCCAAGACGGACAAGATGAAATCGGCACCTTCCACGGTGGTGACCTGGCTGGCTTAACCGAAAAACTCGACTACATCGAATCGCTCGGTGCCAATGCTATCTGGATTACCTCTCCACTAGAGCAGATCCACGGCTGGGTTGGTGGCGGTGATCGCGGTGACTTCAAACATTACGCCTATCATGGCTACTACCATCAAGACTGGACCAAGCTTGACGACAACATGGGTACCGAAGACGAGCTGAAAACCTTCATCGATACCGCGCACAGCAAAGGCATTCGTGTTGTTTGGGACGTGGTTATGAACCACACTGGCTACGCCACACTTGCTGATATGCAAGAGTTCGACTTTGGCAAACTCAACCTTACTGATGAACAAGCTAAACAAACCCTCGGTGAAAATTGGACAGACTGGCAACCAGAATCAGGCCAGAATTGGCACTACTTCAATAACTACATCTCTTACAGCGATAAAGAAGCGTGGGAAAAATGGTGGGGCAAAGCTTGGCTACGCAGCGATATCGGCGCTTATGACTCACCAGGTTACAACAACCTCACCATGTCTTTAGCGCATCTACCCGATTTCAAAACAGAATCGACAGAGACAACCGGGCTACCTAATTTCTATCGCAACAAGTCCACCAGCGCGACCGATGAACTTAAAACGCCTCGTGAACATCTAATCACTTGGTTATCTGATTGGGTGCGTGAATACGGCGTTGATGGCTTTAGGGTTGATACCGCCAAGCACGTTGAACTGGACGCTTGGGCTGAATTGAAGGAAAGCACCAATCAAGCACTAGCTGAATGGAAACAGAATAACCCAGACAAAGCCTTAGATGACTTGCCCTTCTGGATGACAGGCGAAGTGTGGGCACATAGCGTGGTGAAATCAGATTACTTCGCTAACGGTTTTGATTCGATCATTAACTTTGAATTCCAAAGCGATATCGCACCAAAGGCGCTTAAGTGTCTATCCGATCTCGATGCTGATTACCTCCGCTACGCAGACAAGATCAACACTGACAGCGAGTTCAACGTGTTGAGTTACCTATCGTCTCACGATACCTCGCTATTCTGGACACAGCACGGCAGCGACTTTGCCAAGCAAACCAAAGCCGCAAACGCATTGATGCTGGCTCCCGGTGCCGTGCAGATCTATTACGGCGATGAAATTGCACGAGACTTCGGCGCAACAGGTTCAGACCCAATGCAAGGAACCCGTTCAGATATGCCATGGGATCAAATCACTGGCGAACGAGCGCAACTGTTAGAACACTGGCAAACCCTTGGCCAATTCCGCCAACGCCACCCAGCCGTCGCTCAAGGTAAGCACATCATTCGCAACAGCAAAGGCTATTACGCCTTCGAGCGCCAATATAAAGATGACAAGGTGTTGGTTGTGTATACCGGCGCTAAATAA